In a genomic window of Balaenoptera ricei isolate mBalRic1 chromosome 3, mBalRic1.hap2, whole genome shotgun sequence:
- the BRIX1 gene encoding ribosome biogenesis protein BRX1 homolog codes for MAVTKRKRRGGPAFQAKKLKRNEKDAKPPAKPSDVAEEAEEEERDRIPGPVCKGKWKNKERILIFSSRGINFRTRHLMQDLRMLMPHSKADTKMDRKDKLFVINEVCEIKNCNKCIYFEAKKKQDLYMWLSNSPHGPSAKFLVQNIHTLAELKMTGNCLKGSRPLLSFDPAFDELPHFALLKELLIQIFSTPRYHPKSQPFVDHVFTFTILDNRIWFRNFQIIEEDAALVEIGPRFVLNLIKIFQGSFGGPTLYENPHYQSPNMHRRVIRSITAAKYREKQQVKDVQKLRKKQPKTILPHDPTADVFVTPAEEKPIEIQWVKPEPKVDLKARKKRIYKRQRKMKQKMNCGNAK; via the exons ATGGCGGTGACGAAGAGGAAACGGCGTGGAGGCCCGGCGTTTCAGGCGAAAAAgctaaaaagaaacgaaaaagaTGCTAAGCCGCCTGCTAAGCCGAGCGACGTAGcagaggaggcggaggaggaagagagagatcgTATCCCAGGCCCGGTTTGCAAG ggcAAGTGGAAAAATAAGGAACGGATTCTCATCTTTTCTTCTAGAGGAATAAATTTCAGAACAAGACATTTAATGCAAGACTTGAGAATGTTGATGCCTCATTCTAAAGCAG atacTAAAATGGATCGTAAAGATAAGTTATTTGTGATTAACGAg GTTTGTGAAATAAAAAACTGCAATAAATGTATCTATTTTGAAGCTAAGAAAAAACAAGATCTCTATATGTG gctTTCAAATTCACCTCATGGACCATCTGCTAAATTCCTTGTTCAAAATA ttCATACCCTAGCTGAGCTAAAGATGACTGGAAACTGTTTGAAAGGTTCTCGGCCCCTCTTGTCTTTTGATCCT GCTTTTGATGAATTACCACATTTTGCTTTGTTAAAAGAACTCTTAATTCAG ATCTTTAGTACACCACGGTATCATCCCAAAAGTCAACCATTTGTGGACCATGTGTTTACGTTCACTATTTTGGATAATAGGATATGGTTTCGGAACTTTCAG ATCATAGAAGAAGATGCTGCTCTTGTAGAAATAGGACCCCGTTTTGTCTTAAATCTCATAAAGATTTTCCAGGGAAGTTTTGGAGGACCAACTTTGTATGAAAATCCTCACTACCAGTCACCAAACATG caTCGGCGTGTCATAAGATCCATCACAGCTGCAAAATACAGAGAGAAACAGCAAGTGAAAGACGTGCAGAAGCTGAGAAAGAAACAACCAAAGACTATTCTTCCCCATGATCCCACTGCAGATGTTTTTGTTACACCAGCTGAGGAAAAGCCGATAGAAATACAGTGGGTAAAACCAGAGCCAAAAGTAGAtttgaaagcaagaaagaaaaggatttataaaaggcaaaggaaaatgaaacagaagatgaactgtgggaatgcaaaatga
- the RAD1 gene encoding cell cycle checkpoint protein RAD1, with translation MPLLTQQIPDENDYSLVASLDNVRNLSTILKAIHFREHATCFATKNGIKVTVENAKCVQANAFIQAGIFQEFRVQEESVTFRINLTVLLDCLSIFGSNPMPGTLTALRMCYQGYGYPLMLFLEEGGVVTVCKINTQEPEETLDFDFCSTNVINKIILQSEGLREAFSELDMTSEVLQITMSPDKPYFRLSTFGNAGSSHLDYPKDSDLMESFHCNQTQVNRYKISLLKPSTKALVLSCKVSIRTDNRGFLSLQYMIRNEDGQICFVEYYCCPDEEVPES, from the exons ATGCCCCTCCTAACCCAGCAGATCCCAGATGAGAATGATTACAGCTTAGTGGCCAGCCTTGACAACGTCAGGAATCTCTCCACTATCTTGAAGGCCATTCATTTTCGAGAACATGCCACGTGTTTCGCTACTAAAAACGGAATCAAGGTTACAGTGGAAAACGCAAAGTGTGTGCAAGCAAATGCTTTTATTCAG GCTGGAATATTTCAAGAGTTTCGAGTTCAAGAAGAGTCTGTTACTTTTCGAATTAATTTAACCGTCCTTTTAgactgtttatctatttttggatCAAACCCTATGCCAG ggactTTAACTGCACTTAGGATGTGTTACCAAGGTTATGGTTACCCTTTGATGCTATTTCTGGAAGAAGGAGGAGTGGTGACAGTCTGTAAAATCAATACTCAGGAGCCCGAGGAGACTCTGGATTTCGATTTCTGCAGCACCAATgtcattaataaaattattctgCAGTCAGAGGGACTCCGTGAAGCATTTTCCGAATTGGATATGACAAGTGAGGTCCTACAGATCACCATGTCTCCAGATAAACCTTATTTCAG GTTATCTACTTTTGGGAATGCAGGAAGCTCCCACCTTGACTATCCCAAAGATTCTGATTTGATGGAATCATTTCACTGTAATCAGACCCAGGTCAACAG aTACAAGATTTCTTTACTGAAACCCTCTACAAAGGCATTAGTCCTATCTTGTAAGGTATCTATTCGAACAGATAACCGAGGATTCCTCTCATTACAGTATATGATTAGAAATGAAGATGGACAAATATGTTTTGTAGAATATTACTGCTGTCCTGATGAAGAAGTTCCTGAATCTTAG